In Zingiber officinale cultivar Zhangliang chromosome 9B, Zo_v1.1, whole genome shotgun sequence, the genomic window TATCATACTTCATGTCACTTTCCATCATATTTCTTTCAAAATAGAGTACGTGCATGTTTCTATCGAGAATTATAGTACTCTTGAGTATCTACCAAGCATCTGACCACTGTACCATGGACCTTTGGGTTAAAAGTTTTGTATAAATGTATCGCGTGTTATTATACCAAATTCCACACTCATCCAAATGCTTCAATATCTACAATTAAATTACCATTATCTAAGAAAACCATAAATAAATCCgaattaggaaaaaaaaatgcGAGAAAACAGAACATGGGCAAGTAGCGGTGACAGCACTCCTCATTTTAAGTCAAGAATAAGAGAAGAACTTTTTGGATGATGACAAATCCTCAAATTGACTTTTAAGCATTTATTcctctattattttattttaaaataaattcttttGATTGACAAGTAATGATTGATACATAGAGAGCCCTTTAATTAAGAAGGACAAGTAGGCAAAACATAGCTAACGAAAATTTTGAATAATTAGCTGATTTAACTAAATGAATAGTCATCTACTAATTTCGATAAGTTCAATCAAGTGTCTAGCTAAGTCTTCATTTGTCAACAAGAACATGACTATTTTGTTTGCCGACAATATAATGTGCTAGTTATTTGGAGCATTGTGTTAATTCTCTTAATAAAAAGTGTCATTTATTCGTCTTCAAATATGCACGACAACAAGTGATGATTCATCCACCatgaatttattttgtttttttttgtcccGATAATGCACtacaatttttatatttttattattgatcGATGTTCATATTCCAATTCGTGGGGTCTGATACTGCAAGCTGTACCCACAAAATTAAggctaaaattaaattaaacctttAGACGTGCAGTTATAAAACGCTAAATATATACATCTAACCACAATTTCATGGCATGCACGTTCACCCCCCAACCCCACTTttaattgcaccaacattaaaaataataataataaataaataaataataaaaaatgcccTTCTTGTTAGAGTTATTTCTATTTATAACTTCTATTCGTGTGTAAATTATACTGAATGTTGTTGCGCCATGACTCACGAAGTAGACCAACGAAAGATCAAAGTTATAAAAAGAGAATGTTAACGTGGATATACACAATACGAGGATGAATATGGTAAtaagaattaataatattaaaaagaaaaatataattaaaaaatatatatatataaaatcatttaaaaagatacaaatatatatttagacgattaataaatattttaattagacgatatacaattataataaatatgtatATTAATCAAGAAATAGAGATCAAATAAGACTTGATTACTAATAACATAGGATAAAATGTATTTAAATAGATATAGTGACAAAAGGTGATTCGTTCGTCCCAGCGTCTCCGTCAATTCATCCCGAAATCAACACAGAGCTGAATAGCACATGAGAGAGAGTAGGCATTTGGTTACTAGCCAGGATTTGACTCCCAAATATCATGATGGTAATATTATCATGTGCTAGTCAACTATCCGTCTCGAAaggatttatttaaatatagatgataatataatagaAAATTGAATATATTAGTGTAGAAAAATTTATATAATCAATCCTTAATTACTCAGTGAGATAAAGATTTTTAttgtattgttgttgttgttgtggtaAATTATaacttttcatttttaaaaaatagcttaAGGTTTTATTGATATCCAAATTcttaagatatttttatttttttatttgaaatttcATCTCATCAAATAGTTtgttgataatttagaaaggaaacatttgtatattttaatttttaaagagatgttttggtaataaaattaaaaagttgGTGGTGATGTTGAAAATTTATTAAACATTAGATTATTTTAACAAATTATATTTGCTAAAATTATGAGTCTAAGTTAACTTAAAGAATCTCTTCCATTAGGTTTGATAAAGAAAATAGggcacaaataaaaaaaaatgcccttttttaaaaattaaatcatcaaAAAGACGTCTCACTTTGATATTTTATCAAAAGGACAATCTACTCTCTTGTAAAATAACACTTATTCTCATTATTATCCTACCTATATCTCCCGCCTAAATCCTAAATTGGTCGGGtgtattgtagcagctacgaaactGTAGCTGCTACCACTATATAGTTTCGTACTTGTTAttataatatgaaaaaaaaataagattaaaattaTTCGAAACCtccgaaaaaaatttaaatgatattttttggataTGAAACTGTGTCGTTACGAGTTCCACCCTTAATTGTTGTAGATTTCTGAACAaatttcaatttgatatattatgtgtcaTGTAGTTCAACCcgagttaaaaattatatatggTCTTTCAAAATTCAAGATTTAGCATTCATATTGTAATAGCTATGAAATCGTAGTTGCTATTCATATTGTAATAGATATGAAATCGTAATTGCTACAACTATGTAGCGGTCTAGTTGTAGTAGTTAAAAAACTACagttgtagcaactatgaaaccgtagttgctacaatgtgaatgttaaattctaaattttaaaatgtcATAACTTTTGGCTTGGATCGAATCTTAGAACAcgcaatatatcaaatcgaatctCGTTCAAATATCTACAACTAGTTACGAGATGAAACTCATAACGACCTAATTTTAAgctaaaaaaatcatttaaattctttttagaaaCTCCAAATAAtgtcttaaaaataatttcatgTTATAGCAACTACGAAACTAGTATTACTATGTGATATCTTAGTTGTAGTAGTTATTATTTAGTAACTACTATAAAATGATCccgattcaagatttagatggaAATATAAGTGGAAGATGCATGTATTAGAAGCTAGcatagaataaaaaaatatttatgtcATTTTATAGGGATAAAATGATATTCCGATAAAAAATAAAGTGAAATATCATCTTGATGTTTCCAAAAAAAAAGGGCGCATGAAATGATATTCAtgagaaataaattaaaaaggtgCTTTTTTATTTGAAGAGATAAttcagaaaaaaaaacttagagtgGAGAATATTTTTTTGATACTACTTTATCACAAGGTGTccttttaatttgtaattttctaTATTTAAAATGCTAATGGTATGATATTTTAAATTGTACggttagaaaaaataaaacaaaattttgtgtgTATAAATTTGTCTTGTATGAAGGAATCAAATCGCTCTGTTCTACTTCAATTATTCTGTTAGAGATGGGAATTGACGGCAAGAGGCTCTCGTGTTTCGgggtgaagaagaggaagaaggcggCGGCGCCGAGCATTCGACTTGGTTCGCCGCGGCCCAGCTGGGCGGCGACGCCGAAGCCTCAGCCGGCGCCCGTGGCCGAGGGCGGGAAGGGTCGGGGTGGGAGGAGGATTGTGGTGGCGGTGGACGTGGAGGCGGAGGCGAAGGGCGCTATGCAGTGGGCGCTGTCTCATTCGCTCCACGACGACGACACCCTCGTCCTCGTCGCCGTCGTCAAGCCGCCGTCGAGAAGCAGTAACGTCGActcctctgtttttttttttttattttctcatttttattacagaaaatttaggTTAATACTGATTAAGTTTATTCCATTTTAATCATATTTGTCATATTcaaattcgttctaaattacTTAAATGATATTCTAAAATACTAAATAAATTAtgcatcaaagaaaaaaaaaatagtaaaaaagggACATCAATAAGTGATCATGTTCTAAGACATTTCATATAATGCTTAAAATTAAAAACCAACATtgccaattaaaaaaatatatatcttacAAGTTttgtaatgaaaaaaaaaatatcacaaAATTAAGATTATTATGGTTTCAATGTAAACAAGAAATACAttgatatcaaaaaaaaaaaaactaataactaatccattcaattaaaaaaaaaagtgtttttTTTTGCTTTAGAACTACTTTATCTTCTGACCGTCTGATTTAAATAAAAAGACATCTTTGCATTTAATCAtattaaaagttatttaaatagttaatttttataatttgttaTAAAACATtcagaatttaaaaaaattgcaATAAATCTTCCTCTGAAGGTGATCAGTCTGACCATCACAAGGAGAGGAACTCAAGGTACCAGCTTCTCTATGCCTTGCAAAGCATATGCCATTCGAGAAGACCAGAGGTACAGAATTCTTTGTTTGTCGATGCATCGATATCATTCTAGTAAATGGCTTCTGCTTGCTTGTGCATCAATAGATTCAAGTGGAGGTGTTGGTAGTGGAAGGGCGGGAGGCCGGACCGGCGATTGTGGAGGCGGCGAGGAGGCAAACGGCTTCCCTTCTGGTGTTGGGGCAGAGGCAGAGGCAGAGGTGGAGGTCCATGGCATGGAGGTTGTTGGCAGTGTGGTGGAGTGATGGCGGTGGTAGTAGTAGGGTTAGGTCATCAGGTGGAGATGTGGTGGATTACTGCATCCAAAATGCCTCCTGCATGACACTGGCAGTGAGGAAGAAGGGCAAAAGAGGGGGCTACTTGATCACCACCAAGCACCACAAGAACTTTTGGCTCTTGGCTTAGAACAAAATAGAACATATATATGAGTAAATTTAAGTCCACTATTTTActacttcttcttcatcctcttcctcttcaGTCTTCATCTTAATTAAGAACTTTTCGGTATGCCATCTTGTTGTATATTGGTCTACATTGTCTACGATAGAAATATATATTGTTGGTGTACCGGATTGGAGATGAGCTCAACCTCTCCGTAATGAATCGATGATGGATGATCAGTTCGATGGGGATTAACAATATTATAATTGTCATTTAATGATTGCTATAATAATCTTATGATGATTTTAACTTGGTGAAATGATTttgatcaaatttaaataattttaattaaattaacataaaaatattttatatttaattgaactaatttattttaatacattgtagtagttataaaagttgaattaaaaatatttttaatatgaaaaatatgatagaatatttttttttaaaaaaaaagttttttttttgtttgactaTTCTAATAATCAAGCGcattcttttaatttttgccaTTGTACCATAGTTCCATCTCATTTTTGAACTAAATGGATGATAATTTACAACATCAAAGATGTTTATGATCAAAGTGGAAGCGATGAACctatttttctttaaaacataataatatatttaattttagaagtgatttttttaataaaaaaaggtGGGGCCTAGGGTAGACAATGGCGCGGGGATAAGCCAGGGTATCGCAGGAAGGGAACGCACGAATAAAACGACGTAAAAGTACACGTAAGTCACATCATAAATATAATTAACGTTTGCAACATTACTTGATGGTTGGATCGTACCTTATTATTCTATTGACCCAATCGTAGCCCTCCATGTAAGCGGAACTACTCCTCACTAACCAGTTCCTGCGCAGCACCGCAACCTCCGGGATCGGCCTTTGCCCCCTTTGCGGCTCGCGTCGCCCTCAGGAGTTCTCCCGCCGCTGCTCCCCACCCTCGTCGTCCGCGTCTCCGTACCCGATCTGAGCGCCGCCGCGTCCGGAGACGTAGTCGATGAGGTCCTCCCCCGAGGGGCCCTGATCCGGCGGGGGTGGCGGAGAAATGCGGAGGATGACGGCGACGGCGACGAGGAGGAAGCCGGTGGAGAGGAGGAGCGGCCAGAAGAAGGCTGCGACGGCGGAGAAGCTCGGGCCGACGCTAAGGAGGCCGATTCCAGCGGCTACGAGGGCGGCGACGACTCCGAGGCCGAGCCGGTTCCGCAGCGCGGCCTCCGCGAGCTGGACGTGGATCGCCATCAAAATGGAAGGAAGGAAGGAGAGTGgaacggaggaggagaagaaggattaGGAAGATTATATCGCGTTGCACGGATTCTCTTCTTCTCCCCAAAGTCTTGTTTACTTTGGTGTCGGGAAAAGGGAGGAGGGCGTGTAGTACAGGTTATAAGATTTTTGCAAATTCGCCCTTTCTTTTTTCGCATTTGATTTATGGGAATACGACCGTTAATGGCACGTGATTAGTAATcgttaaaaatataacaaaagatGCCCTCGTTATTATTTTGATGTACCACCATTCTGAGAAAAATTAATGTTCTGTTTACTCTAGTTGTCGAAAACAAATTCTaaggaaagagaaagagaaagagaaagagaataaAAAGCagggaaaaagaaaatgaaacaaacAAAAGGCGGGGAAGAATAAATAGGATAGAAGCTCGCTAAAGCAAGTGAGGCGGTGAAATAAAGAGAAAATATATGCAAACGGTATATTCAGCAATAATAAGGAAAAGAATTGAATAGAGAAACTTTGGAGCATTTGTTAATCTTAAATGTGTCCATATCAATAGAATGGATGATTCATTATTTTAATGTAGTTTCTTTGCATAGAAGGAGATTATGAAAACACTTACTTGAAATCGaaattttactttttaagagGAAGGACAGTTCATTTTGATAAATTTGTATGGATaggaaaatatctaaaaaacCATTTTGGATATCCGTCTATTATTTTATAAAAGTAAACAAACAAAAAGATAAATAGTTCATCCTTTTACATTAAataattgaatatatatatatatatcacattaaaaacttttttttattttttattttcatccaTTCAAGTAAACCGAGAGTAAAATTTTACTGTTTCACTGGCCACACTAGAAAAATAATACTCTTGAGTCTTGATCCACGCTTTTCTTTTATAAGCCATCGGGGTAATTCAGAAATTACAGATAAATCTTAACAGACAAAACAAGATTACAAGGAATTCAAACTCCTTGCAGCAACTTTAATCAAAACAAGTTCAAATAAGGTAGAGTTGATTTGGTCAAAATAACTCCAAAATAATACAATTTTAATCCTCCAGAATTGAAGTTTTGAGTAGAAAATGTTAAATACTAttgttgtaataattttttttcccgAAATAAAACCCCTTTTGATAATATAGATGAAGGAACCCTTTTAATTTTCTATCATTTGTATTGAGAGAAAATTTTACCATAACCTTCACGAGTTTCAATATTTTTCGATTGTACccctaaaaatttaaataaattatacttTAGCCCATCAAGTAACACTGCAACAAGACCAGAAAGAATGTTTAGCATTACTGCACATTGATAGTATACTTCATTTAACTAGTAGCAAAACCAAAACTTAAAGACTGAGATTACGATGACTGTTGAACTAGTTCATCTTCGTTTCGGTCTCAAGTGATTGTGCCGATGAATAGAAATACAGGAGTTAGATCATTGTCATGTTTTTTGGGCTTATTTTTACAGACTATTTGATGATAAATAGATCTGGGCagcagaaaaaggaaacaattaCTGAACAATGGTAGACTCTTCCTGCTGGCCTAACTTTTTCTTCACCAAATCATAGACCCTGTCCACTTTCACTGGATCAACTTTGAACAAACAATGGGCATCTGATTTGTTGATAATGTTACCTTTGTATATCTCCTGTACCAGTGTCTCTTGCATTTTGAGGTAGTGACTGGGCAGCAATCGGTTTTGACAGCACAGTTCTTGCTCCTGCAGATATCAAatgacaaaataataattataattataatgaaaaaataatacaaAGAATAATTATCAAACCATATTTGTCATCACCCAATCAGATTTAAGTTCAAGAAGTTTGAGTTTTCAAAAAGGTTTCAGGACCTTAAAACAAAAGGGAACAGAAATTGCAGCAGTTTCTTTCAAAATATCTAATTCACAAGTAAAATGGCATGGCTTAAAAACTAATATTGacaaactaaagaaataaaggaTGGTGCACAAATAATAAATCAGTAGTTCTTACAATATCACTAAGCAATTCTGCCCCAGGAAATCCGGTTATATCCCATTCGTCAAATGGTCTCGCAGCAAGTTGTCCTGCATTAGCTGAAGGTGAGCCTTTGCCGCTGGAATCTAACCCAATGCCACCTTTTATTTTGTGGTCATCATTTGTGTTTCTTGGACTTCCATCATTTTCCCCCTTTTCACGGTTTAACGGACGGCTTGCTTTTTGCATAAGTTTTCCCCCGGGAAGAACCTGGGAGCTTTCCTTGGAGTTTTGTGCATTAGCCTCTagctctctcttcctcttctgttcAGTGTATGCTTTCGCTTCTGCCAGTGTGCGGCACCCAGCAGATCGACACTCCTGGCAAACGGACATGAAATCACAAATGTGCCCAAGTAAAATTATTTCTCAGTAGGATCTTAActtctttttttctctcttttgaaAGTTATCAGTTGGTTAAGGACTCTTTCAGGGTAGCCAGGATGACATCAGAGAACCTTTTCAAGCATTTTACATATCTTAATATATAACAATCATACAACTCAAGGGTGCAATTTGCCAGCGCTTAATGATATTAATCCGAATCTCCTTTTTCCTAAACCAAATCTCCTTTGTCTTGTTGATTAAAATATAAAAGTAAATTGACAACCCTGCTTAACTATAGAAAAAGATTGTACCTGAAGCTCTTGAATTCTTCTTGGAAAATATAGAAGTAAATCAACAACTCTACTTATGGAAAAAGTTTGCACCTGAAGCTCTTGAATTCTTCTTTGAATTTTGCGCTCCTCAATGACACTCTTGACCAAATCCTCATGCTCTTCTTGAGAAAGAAAGCGCACAAAGACCTTGAAACGGTTATAAATGTTTCTGTCCTCATTAGAAATCTCCTTTTCTAATGGATTAGGATAAAGTAAATTCCTTTCTAGAATAAACTCCTTTCTCCGCTTCCTCTCATCAAGCCTATCAAAAAGTTAATAATACACCGGTCATAATTTTAGCAAGTCTGCAGCAATAAATATGCTATCCCACAAGTACTACAAAATATGCAACCCAAAGGCCATTTGAGCAACAATTTGAAAAGGGAAACGGCTTTATGTTCGCATGGTAAACAACATGCATTAAAGTAAAATTGTACTGGGGAGACAAGTTGGGTACATAGCCTGAGATGGTAATTAAGTTTATGCTAAATTAACTCAAAAGACCATGCAGTTGAGACCGTATTTCTTATGATGGAAAGAAGAGGAAGGTGAAATGGCTTGAGGAAAACATGAGGCAGCCCTCCGCTTCCTACTAGAGAGAGTGGAAAGGACAAAAGTGAGAGAAATCTCTCACAATTTTCCTTCAGTTGCTTCCGCCCAAACCATGATGAAAGTCAGGCTTCAAAGGGCGTGTGCAGGGACGAACTTTTTTGTGTTCTTTTACCCTATACTCCTTTTCTCTTGTTCAGTTCTCTCCCCTTCGATTGGCCTCCCTTGTAGGAACCAAAATGATAATAAGTGATGGATGCAATCTTTTGCAACTAACCTTGACAAATAAATTCGTAGCATTCGCAGCTTTAGTTCCCGCTCTGTTTCTGAGTCATTTTCCTTAAACTCCATATCAGCTAATGCCTGCTCTGCATCATTATCATATTCAGGATCAAATTCTTGCCTCTTCTGATTATAACCACTCTCAATAAACATAGGATCTTCCTCTCCTGAATACTTGGGCTTTTTCACACCAATTGTCCTATCTGCATAAGAACCTGGCAATCAAAAATGTCAAACAGGTTCATCACATATTAAAGTAGAAAAGCAAGAAACATAGCATTCCGAATTAACATCAACTTTGCAtttaacaagaaaataagaaataATAGTCACTGAGGCATGTATCTACAAAGCAGCAAGCAGAGTGGCGTAGCAATGAGTGTGATGGAAATAGACCATTTTAAAGATAAATTGGTCAAATAAAATAAATCCTGTTCAGGAtctaaatttctaatttttattttatttttacttgggtcaaaatataattttatcttAACCCTactattatttttcctagcaccTACAATCTATTTTGCTTGTCTTATGAGAAACCAAGTTATTATAAAACCCATAGAAGAGATCTACATTTCATTGTTCATTTGTTTAATCGATAATATAAAGTTTCAATTTTCATATATTTCCTGTTCTCACTCTCACAAGATCATCAACTGAGTCAAAGGCATCCAGATCCATTGTAGCATTGCACCAGTGTCTAGTATCCACAACTTGTTATGGTACTATGGTAGGAGAAAATGGCATCTCAAGGCATTGAAGTGAATGGATCAGAAGTAGAAAGAAAACCtaacagaatttttttttcaaatattttaatgcTTAACCAGATAATAACAAAAAACAGAACTTCAGAAGAAATTTAGCACATGTATGCTCATCCTGATGTCAACCTTCTACTTTAGGTCCATCAGCATTATCCTTAATCTGTCCTGTGTTTAAAGCCATCTTACTTGCACCTGCAGAAAGACACAGAAATCAATCAATCATACAAGGAATAGCTCTAACCTTAGATGTGAAACATTTTAGTGCTTAGGCCCGTCTAGGTCCTagaggtgtcaaaaatgaacccaacCCGCCAACCCAAGTCAATCAAAAAAATATCGGGTTAGGGTTCGGGGTTTTTAGGTTGTGTTAGGATCAGGTTGAATTCGGATTGCCCGGTTTGACTTGAATTTAGGATTTAGgagttttttggggttaaattaaattttattttgaaaattaagatgctTTATATACAAggttagtatgataatgatgaagtattgagataaaagtgaagaatattgaaaaaataataataaaaaaaaaagcctATTCTTAATCGAGTTGGTCGGGTTACTTGGGTTCGGGTTTAGGGTTGTGTTTGGGCTCGGGTCAGGTTCGGattgggatttttttttataatatcctTGCTTCGACCCGCCCCAAAACCACCCGACCCATCTGAATTGACACCCCTAGGCCCATCTATGTTTGTCTCCAGAGCAACAAAGAACCAAGAAAACATCTAGTCATGAGgaagaaacaaaaaaaagagagagagaactACCTGGAGCTAAGTTTGATGGTGACCGATTAACTGAACCATCACTTGAATCTTCAACCCTGTCATGGACACACACAGAGAAACAAAGGTTTCAGAAAAGATTctagaaggaaaaggaaaatttttggtCAAACTGCATACTTGACCCTTGCAGGTGAAAATGGTGACTCATCCTTTGGTA contains:
- the LOC122022420 gene encoding uncharacterized protein LOC122022420; amino-acid sequence: MGIDGKRLSCFGVKKRKKAAAPSIRLGSPRPSWAATPKPQPAPVAEGGKGRGGRRIVVAVDVEAEAKGAMQWALSHSLHDDDTLVLVAVVKPPSRSSDQSDHHKERNSRYQLLYALQSICHSRRPEIQVEVLVVEGREAGPAIVEAARRQTASLLVLGQRQRQRWRSMAWRLLAVWWSDGGGSSRVRSSGGDVVDYCIQNASCMTLAVRKKGKRGGYLITTKHHKNFWLLA
- the LOC122022421 gene encoding uncharacterized protein LOC122022421; this translates as MAIHVQLAEAALRNRLGLGVVAALVAAGIGLLSVGPSFSAVAAFFWPLLLSTGFLLVAVAVILRISPPPPPDQGPSGEDLIDYVSGRGGAQIGYGDADDEGGEQRRENS
- the LOC122023981 gene encoding transcriptional adapter ADA2-like, giving the protein MGRSRAVHNSGDDDTNPRSKRRRVASSGEALETATTGPGSSEGKKVLFHCNYCNKDISGKIRIKCTKCPDFDLCVECFSVGAEVTPHKSNHPYRVMDNLSFPLICPDWNADEEILLLEGIEMYGLGNWAEVAEHVGTKSKAQCIDHYTTSYLNSPCYPLPDMSRVNGKNRKELLAMAKVQVEGKKGTSLLGDVIPKDESPFSPARVKVEDSSDGSVNRSPSNLAPGASKMALNTGQIKDNADGPKVEGSYADRTIGVKKPKYSGEEDPMFIESGYNQKRQEFDPEYDNDAEQALADMEFKENDSETERELKLRMLRIYLSRLDERKRRKEFILERNLLYPNPLEKEISNEDRNIYNRFKVFVRFLSQEEHEDLVKSVIEERKIQRRIQELQECRSAGCRTLAEAKAYTEQKRKRELEANAQNSKESSQVLPGGKLMQKASRPLNREKGENDGSPRNTNDDHKIKGGIGLDSSGKGSPSANAGQLAARPFDEWDITGFPGAELLSDIEQELCCQNRLLPSHYLKMQETLVQEIYKGNIINKSDAHCLFKVDPVKVDRVYDLVKKKLGQQEESTIVQ